A part of Caviibacter abscessus genomic DNA contains:
- the clpB gene encoding ATP-dependent chaperone ClpB, with amino-acid sequence MNKKFTEKANLSLSEATNFAIKYSNPEIRLEHLMLALVGQPSGLIPNILTKMGYDIKEFIDKLQDAINRFPKVNGNANPSPNGELSRAIVKAEEIASDMGDEYISVEHLFLSSLNIKDMGVDKKQFMNALKNIRGNKKVTSENPEDSYEVLEKFGRDLVELAKSGKIDPIIGRDDEIRRTIQILSRRNKNNPILIGEPGVGKTAIAEGIAWRILKGDVPENLKDKTIFSLDMGALISGAKYRGEFEERLKNVIDTLEQSQGKIILFIDEVHNIVGAGSSEGSMDASNLLKPMLARGEIKVIGATTLDEYRKYIEKDAALERRFQPVLINEPTIDETISVLRGLKEKFEQFHGVRISDNAVVSAVTLSDRYISDRFLPDKAIDLIDEACAKLKTELDSMPTELDELTRQVTQLEIEKQALKKEDDEASKKRYVELEKDLANKKAKKDELLSLWENEKKQSEKLKEVQTKLEKAKLDFEEYTRQINYEKAGEIKYKVIPELEKQLEEYKKNENEAMLKKVITTENITQVIAKWTGIPVSKLMEEEKEKILKLNENIKSRVIGQDDAVDTIYKTILRSRAGLKDPNRPIGSFIFLGPTGVGKTYLAKTLAYNLFDDENNIVRIDMSEYMDKFSVTRLIGAPPGYVGYEEGGQLTEAIRRKPYSVILFDEIEKAHPDVFNLLLQVLDDGRLTDSKGKIVNFKNTIIIMTSNLGSQDILSKNEQNVQEILKAHFKPEFLNRIDDIVVFRALDSQNVRKIVELCIKDVAKLLEDQFIELEYTDAALDKIAKDSYNEAYGARPIKRYIQRELETELSKKILNGELKQHGKILLDSKNDELIYIVK; translated from the coding sequence ATGAATAAAAAGTTTACAGAAAAAGCTAATTTATCTTTATCTGAAGCAACAAATTTCGCCATAAAATATTCAAATCCTGAAATAAGGTTGGAACATTTGATGCTTGCTTTAGTTGGTCAACCTTCAGGTTTAATACCAAATATACTTACAAAAATGGGATATGATATAAAGGAATTTATTGATAAACTTCAAGATGCTATAAATAGATTTCCAAAGGTTAATGGAAATGCAAATCCAAGTCCTAATGGAGAACTTAGTCGTGCTATTGTTAAGGCTGAAGAAATAGCAAGTGACATGGGCGATGAATATATAAGTGTAGAACATTTATTTTTATCTTCATTGAATATTAAAGATATGGGTGTAGATAAAAAACAGTTTATGAACGCATTAAAGAACATAAGGGGAAATAAAAAAGTAACTAGTGAAAATCCAGAAGATAGCTATGAAGTGCTTGAAAAATTTGGAAGAGATTTAGTTGAACTTGCAAAATCTGGTAAAATTGACCCTATAATCGGTAGAGATGATGAGATAAGAAGAACTATACAAATCTTATCAAGAAGAAATAAAAATAATCCTATATTAATTGGTGAACCTGGAGTTGGTAAAACAGCTATTGCAGAAGGTATAGCTTGGAGAATATTAAAAGGTGATGTGCCTGAAAATTTGAAAGACAAAACTATATTCTCTCTTGATATGGGAGCTTTAATTTCAGGAGCTAAATATAGAGGAGAATTTGAAGAAAGATTAAAAAATGTAATTGATACACTTGAACAAAGTCAGGGTAAAATCATCTTATTTATTGATGAAGTACATAATATTGTAGGTGCAGGGTCTTCTGAAGGTTCAATGGATGCCTCAAATTTACTAAAACCTATGCTTGCAAGAGGTGAAATAAAAGTAATAGGAGCAACAACTTTAGATGAATATAGAAAATATATTGAAAAAGATGCGGCTCTAGAAAGAAGATTTCAGCCTGTATTAATTAATGAACCTACAATAGATGAAACTATATCTGTTTTAAGAGGTTTAAAAGAAAAATTTGAACAATTTCATGGGGTGAGAATATCTGATAATGCTGTAGTTAGTGCGGTTACTTTAAGTGATAGATACATATCTGACAGATTTTTGCCTGATAAAGCAATTGATTTGATTGATGAAGCTTGTGCTAAATTAAAAACTGAACTTGATTCAATGCCAACAGAACTTGATGAACTTACAAGACAAGTAACTCAACTTGAAATTGAAAAACAAGCATTGAAAAAAGAAGATGATGAAGCAAGTAAAAAGAGATATGTTGAACTTGAAAAAGATTTGGCAAATAAAAAAGCTAAAAAAGATGAATTATTATCTCTTTGGGAAAATGAAAAAAAACAAAGTGAAAAATTAAAGGAAGTTCAAACTAAACTTGAAAAAGCTAAACTTGATTTTGAAGAGTATACAAGACAAATAAATTATGAAAAAGCAGGAGAGATAAAGTATAAAGTAATTCCTGAACTTGAAAAACAATTGGAAGAATACAAGAAAAACGAAAATGAAGCAATGCTTAAAAAAGTTATAACAACAGAAAATATTACTCAAGTAATTGCTAAATGGACAGGCATTCCTGTATCAAAATTAATGGAAGAAGAAAAGGAAAAAATATTAAAATTAAATGAAAATATTAAATCAAGAGTTATAGGTCAAGACGATGCAGTTGATACGATTTATAAAACAATATTAAGATCAAGAGCAGGACTTAAAGATCCTAATAGACCTATAGGTTCTTTCATATTCTTAGGACCTACAGGAGTAGGTAAAACATATCTTGCAAAAACTTTGGCATACAATTTATTTGACGATGAAAATAATATAGTAAGAATTGATATGAGTGAGTACATGGATAAATTCAGTGTAACAAGATTAATTGGGGCACCACCAGGTTATGTAGGGTATGAAGAAGGAGGACAATTAACAGAAGCTATCAGAAGAAAGCCTTATTCAGTAATATTGTTTGATGAAATAGAAAAAGCACATCCGGATGTATTTAATTTATTACTACAAGTATTAGATGATGGTAGACTTACTGATAGTAAAGGAAAAATAGTCAATTTCAAAAATACTATAATAATAATGACATCTAATTTGGGAAGTCAAGATATATTAAGTAAAAATGAACAAAATGTTCAGGAAATTTTGAAAGCACATTTTAAACCTGAATTTTTAAATAGAATAGATGATATTGTTGTATTTAGAGCACTTGATTCACAAAATGTTAGAAAAATTGTAGAATTATGTATAAAAGATGTTGCAAAATTATTAGAAGATCAATTTATTGAGCTTGAATATACAGATGCAGCATTAGATAAAATTGCTAAAGATTCATATAATGAAGCATATGGTGCAAGACCAATTAAAAGATATATTCAAAGAGAATTAGAAACTGAATTGTCTAAAAAAATATTAAATGGTGAACTTAAGCAACATGGAAAAATATTACTTGATTCAAAAAATGATGAATTAATATATATTGTTAAATAA